In Natator depressus isolate rNatDep1 chromosome 9, rNatDep2.hap1, whole genome shotgun sequence, a single genomic region encodes these proteins:
- the SLITRK4 gene encoding SLIT and NTRK-like protein 4 isoform X1 yields the protein MEPDGKDSVSLFRSIRWLADHTKMLLWLVLVLSTPVSSTNADPDNSVEICNVCSCVSVENVLYVNCEKVAVYRPNQLKPPWSNFYHLNFQNNLLIILYPNTFLNFTHAVSLQLGNNKLQNIEGGAFLGLSALKQLHLNNNELKILRADTFLGIENLEYLQADYNLIKYIERGAFNKLHKLKVLILNDNLISFLPDNIFRFASLTHLDIRGNRIQKLPYIGVLEHIGRVVELQLEDNPWNCTCDLLPLKAWLENMPYNIYIGEAICETPSDLYGRLLKETNKQELCSMGTGSDFDVRILPPSQLEPGYSTPNGHTTQTSMHRLVTKPPKTTNPSKISGIVAGKALSNRNLSQIVSYQTRVPPLTPCPSPCVCKTHPSDLGLSVNCQERNIESLAELVPKPFNAKKLHVNGNYIKDVDTSDFIDFEGLDLLHLGSNQIAAIKGAVFRNLTNLRRLYLNGNQIERLSPEMFAGLHNLQYLYLEYNVIKEILAGTFDLMPNLQLLYLNNNLLRSLPAYVFAGAPLARLNLRNNHFMYLPVSGVLDQLKSLTQIDLEGNPWDCTCDLVALKLWLEKLNEGIVVKELKCETPVQFANVELKSLKNEILCPKLLNKPSALFTSPVPAVSFTTPLGPIRSPPGGPVPLSILILSILVVLILTVFVAFCLLVFVLRRNKKPSVKHEGIGNQECSSMQLQLRKHDHKSNKKDGLGAEAFIPQTIEQMSKSHTCGLKESETGFTFADPQGQKVILRNITDKEKDLLHVDTRKRLSTIDELDELFPGRDSNVFIQNFLESKKEYNSIGVSGFEIRYPEKQQDKKIKKSLIGGNHSKIVVEQRKSEYFELKAKLQGSPDYLQVLEEQTALNKI from the exons ATGGAGCCGGATGGCAAAG ATTCTGTATCTTTATTCAGGAGCATAAGGTGGCTTGCTGATCACACAAAGATGTTGCTGTGGCTCGTTCTGGTTTTGTCAACTCCAGTTTCTTCTACAAATGCAGATCCTGACAACTCGGTGGAAATTTGCAATGTTTGCTCGTGTGTGTCAGTTGAGAATGTACTGTATGTCAATTGCGAGAAGGTTGCAGTCTACCGACCAAATCAGCTCAAACCACCTTGGTCTAATTTTTACCACCTTAATTTTCAAAACAACCTACTGATCATTCTATATCCAAATACATTTCTTAATTTTACACATGCAGTGTCCCTGCAACTGGGTAACAATAAATTGCAGAACATTGAGGGAGGAGCATTCCTCGGGCTCAGTGCATTAAAACAGTTGCACTTGAACAACAATGAATTAAAGATTCTCCGAGCTGACACTTTCCTTGGCATAGAGAACTTGGAGTATCTCCAAGCTGACTACAATTTAATCAAGTATATTGAACGGGGAGCCTTCAATAAGCTTCACAAGCTGAAAGTCCTCATCCTTAATGACAATCTGATTTCATTCCTGCCCGATAATATTTTTCGATTCGCTTCTCTAACCCATCTGGATATACGCGGGAATCGAATACAGAAGCTTCCCTACATTGGAGTTCTGGAACACATTGGTCGAGTTGTCGAACTGCAGCTGGAAGATAACCCTTGGAATTGTACCTGTGATTTGTTGCCTTTGAAAGCCTGGCTGGAGAATATGCCCTATAACATTTACATTGGAGAAGCTATCTGTGAAACGCCTAGCGACTTGTATGGAAGGCTTTTAAAGGAAACCAATAAACAAGAATTATGCTCCATGGGAACAGGGAGTGATTTTGATGTGCGCATTCTGCCTCCATCCCAGTTGGAGCCTGGTTACAGCACACCTAATGGCCACACTACGCAAACGTCAATGCACAGATTAGTCACCAAGCCTCCAAAAACTACAAATCCTTCCAAGATCTCGGGGATAGTAGCAGGAAAAGCGCTCTCTAATCGCAATCTCAGTCAAATTGTGTCTTACCAGACCAGGGTACCTCCTCTAACTCCTTGCCCAAGCCCATGTGTCTGCAAAACTCATCCTTCTGATTTGGGATTAAGTGTAAACTGCCAAGAAAGAAATATAGAATCATTGGCCGAACTCGTACCAAAACCTTTCAATGCCAAGAAACTGCATGTAAATGGCAATTATATTAAGGATGTGGACACCTCAGATTTCATTGACTTTGAAGGGCTGGATTTACTACATTTAGGCAGTAATCAGATTGCAGCAATCAAAGGGGCGGTTTTCCGCAACCTTACAAATTTACGGAGATTGTATCTTAATGGCAATCAGATAGAGCGGCTGAGTCCAGAAATGTTTGCTGGCCTCCACAATTTGCAATATCTGTATTTGGAATACAACGTTATCAAAGAAATTTTAGCAGGCACGTTTGACTTAATGCCAAATTTGCAGTTGCTCTATTTGAACAACAATCTTCTGAGAAGTCTGCCAGCTTATGTTTTTGCTGGTGCTCCACTGGCTAGACTGAATCTGAGGAACAATCATTTCATGTATTTACCTGTAAGTGGCGTTCTTGATCAGCTAAAATCTCTTACACAAATTGATTTGGAAGGTAACCCGTGGGACTGCACGTGTGATTTAGTTGCTTTAAAACTATGGCTGGAAAAACTAAATGAAGGTATTGTGGTGAAGGAATTAAAATGTGAAACACCTGTTCAGTTTGCTAACGTTGAACTGAAGTCTCTCAAAAATGAGATCTTATGTCCTAAACTTTTAAACAAGCCATCTGCTCTGTTCACTAGTCCTGTGCCTGCTGTCTCTTTTACTACACCGTTGGGTCCAATTCGAAGTCCTCCTGGTGGCCCAGTTCCGTTGTCCATTCTAATCTTAAGCATACTAGTTGTGCTTATTTTAACAGTGTTTGTTGCTTTTTGCCTTCTTGTCTTTGTGCTTCGGCGCAACAAGAAACCATCAGTAAAGCACGAAGGAATTGGGAACCAAGAGTGCAGTTCCATGCAACTGCAGCTAAGAAAGCACGACCACAAATCAAACAAAAAGGATGGACTAGGCGCAGAGGCCTTCATTCCTCAAACCATTGAGCAGATGAGCAAAAGCCACACTTGTGGCTTAAAAGAATCCGAAACAGGCTTCACATTTGCGGATCCACAAGGGCAAAAAGTCATTCTGAGAAATATTACCGACAAGGAAAAGGATTTATTGCATGTGGATACCAGAAAAAGACTTAGCACAATTGATGAACTGGATGAGTTGTTTCCTGGGAGGGATTCCAATGTATTTATTCAGAATTTTCTTGAAAGTAAAAAAGAATACAACAGCATAGGGGTCAGTGGCTTTGAAATACGTTATCCAGAGAAACAACAAGACAAAAAAATCAAGAAGTCATTAATAGGTGGTAATCATAGTAAAATTGTGGTAGAGCAAAGAAAGAGTGAATATTTTGAACTGAAAGCTAAACTTCAAGGTTCACCTGACTACCTACAAGTCCTTGAAGAACAAACAGCTTTGAATAAAATATAG
- the SLITRK4 gene encoding SLIT and NTRK-like protein 4 isoform X2 gives MLLWLVLVLSTPVSSTNADPDNSVEICNVCSCVSVENVLYVNCEKVAVYRPNQLKPPWSNFYHLNFQNNLLIILYPNTFLNFTHAVSLQLGNNKLQNIEGGAFLGLSALKQLHLNNNELKILRADTFLGIENLEYLQADYNLIKYIERGAFNKLHKLKVLILNDNLISFLPDNIFRFASLTHLDIRGNRIQKLPYIGVLEHIGRVVELQLEDNPWNCTCDLLPLKAWLENMPYNIYIGEAICETPSDLYGRLLKETNKQELCSMGTGSDFDVRILPPSQLEPGYSTPNGHTTQTSMHRLVTKPPKTTNPSKISGIVAGKALSNRNLSQIVSYQTRVPPLTPCPSPCVCKTHPSDLGLSVNCQERNIESLAELVPKPFNAKKLHVNGNYIKDVDTSDFIDFEGLDLLHLGSNQIAAIKGAVFRNLTNLRRLYLNGNQIERLSPEMFAGLHNLQYLYLEYNVIKEILAGTFDLMPNLQLLYLNNNLLRSLPAYVFAGAPLARLNLRNNHFMYLPVSGVLDQLKSLTQIDLEGNPWDCTCDLVALKLWLEKLNEGIVVKELKCETPVQFANVELKSLKNEILCPKLLNKPSALFTSPVPAVSFTTPLGPIRSPPGGPVPLSILILSILVVLILTVFVAFCLLVFVLRRNKKPSVKHEGIGNQECSSMQLQLRKHDHKSNKKDGLGAEAFIPQTIEQMSKSHTCGLKESETGFTFADPQGQKVILRNITDKEKDLLHVDTRKRLSTIDELDELFPGRDSNVFIQNFLESKKEYNSIGVSGFEIRYPEKQQDKKIKKSLIGGNHSKIVVEQRKSEYFELKAKLQGSPDYLQVLEEQTALNKI, from the coding sequence ATGTTGCTGTGGCTCGTTCTGGTTTTGTCAACTCCAGTTTCTTCTACAAATGCAGATCCTGACAACTCGGTGGAAATTTGCAATGTTTGCTCGTGTGTGTCAGTTGAGAATGTACTGTATGTCAATTGCGAGAAGGTTGCAGTCTACCGACCAAATCAGCTCAAACCACCTTGGTCTAATTTTTACCACCTTAATTTTCAAAACAACCTACTGATCATTCTATATCCAAATACATTTCTTAATTTTACACATGCAGTGTCCCTGCAACTGGGTAACAATAAATTGCAGAACATTGAGGGAGGAGCATTCCTCGGGCTCAGTGCATTAAAACAGTTGCACTTGAACAACAATGAATTAAAGATTCTCCGAGCTGACACTTTCCTTGGCATAGAGAACTTGGAGTATCTCCAAGCTGACTACAATTTAATCAAGTATATTGAACGGGGAGCCTTCAATAAGCTTCACAAGCTGAAAGTCCTCATCCTTAATGACAATCTGATTTCATTCCTGCCCGATAATATTTTTCGATTCGCTTCTCTAACCCATCTGGATATACGCGGGAATCGAATACAGAAGCTTCCCTACATTGGAGTTCTGGAACACATTGGTCGAGTTGTCGAACTGCAGCTGGAAGATAACCCTTGGAATTGTACCTGTGATTTGTTGCCTTTGAAAGCCTGGCTGGAGAATATGCCCTATAACATTTACATTGGAGAAGCTATCTGTGAAACGCCTAGCGACTTGTATGGAAGGCTTTTAAAGGAAACCAATAAACAAGAATTATGCTCCATGGGAACAGGGAGTGATTTTGATGTGCGCATTCTGCCTCCATCCCAGTTGGAGCCTGGTTACAGCACACCTAATGGCCACACTACGCAAACGTCAATGCACAGATTAGTCACCAAGCCTCCAAAAACTACAAATCCTTCCAAGATCTCGGGGATAGTAGCAGGAAAAGCGCTCTCTAATCGCAATCTCAGTCAAATTGTGTCTTACCAGACCAGGGTACCTCCTCTAACTCCTTGCCCAAGCCCATGTGTCTGCAAAACTCATCCTTCTGATTTGGGATTAAGTGTAAACTGCCAAGAAAGAAATATAGAATCATTGGCCGAACTCGTACCAAAACCTTTCAATGCCAAGAAACTGCATGTAAATGGCAATTATATTAAGGATGTGGACACCTCAGATTTCATTGACTTTGAAGGGCTGGATTTACTACATTTAGGCAGTAATCAGATTGCAGCAATCAAAGGGGCGGTTTTCCGCAACCTTACAAATTTACGGAGATTGTATCTTAATGGCAATCAGATAGAGCGGCTGAGTCCAGAAATGTTTGCTGGCCTCCACAATTTGCAATATCTGTATTTGGAATACAACGTTATCAAAGAAATTTTAGCAGGCACGTTTGACTTAATGCCAAATTTGCAGTTGCTCTATTTGAACAACAATCTTCTGAGAAGTCTGCCAGCTTATGTTTTTGCTGGTGCTCCACTGGCTAGACTGAATCTGAGGAACAATCATTTCATGTATTTACCTGTAAGTGGCGTTCTTGATCAGCTAAAATCTCTTACACAAATTGATTTGGAAGGTAACCCGTGGGACTGCACGTGTGATTTAGTTGCTTTAAAACTATGGCTGGAAAAACTAAATGAAGGTATTGTGGTGAAGGAATTAAAATGTGAAACACCTGTTCAGTTTGCTAACGTTGAACTGAAGTCTCTCAAAAATGAGATCTTATGTCCTAAACTTTTAAACAAGCCATCTGCTCTGTTCACTAGTCCTGTGCCTGCTGTCTCTTTTACTACACCGTTGGGTCCAATTCGAAGTCCTCCTGGTGGCCCAGTTCCGTTGTCCATTCTAATCTTAAGCATACTAGTTGTGCTTATTTTAACAGTGTTTGTTGCTTTTTGCCTTCTTGTCTTTGTGCTTCGGCGCAACAAGAAACCATCAGTAAAGCACGAAGGAATTGGGAACCAAGAGTGCAGTTCCATGCAACTGCAGCTAAGAAAGCACGACCACAAATCAAACAAAAAGGATGGACTAGGCGCAGAGGCCTTCATTCCTCAAACCATTGAGCAGATGAGCAAAAGCCACACTTGTGGCTTAAAAGAATCCGAAACAGGCTTCACATTTGCGGATCCACAAGGGCAAAAAGTCATTCTGAGAAATATTACCGACAAGGAAAAGGATTTATTGCATGTGGATACCAGAAAAAGACTTAGCACAATTGATGAACTGGATGAGTTGTTTCCTGGGAGGGATTCCAATGTATTTATTCAGAATTTTCTTGAAAGTAAAAAAGAATACAACAGCATAGGGGTCAGTGGCTTTGAAATACGTTATCCAGAGAAACAACAAGACAAAAAAATCAAGAAGTCATTAATAGGTGGTAATCATAGTAAAATTGTGGTAGAGCAAAGAAAGAGTGAATATTTTGAACTGAAAGCTAAACTTCAAGGTTCACCTGACTACCTACAAGTCCTTGAAGAACAAACAGCTTTGAATAAAATATAG